A stretch of the Desulforegula conservatrix Mb1Pa genome encodes the following:
- a CDS encoding tyrosine-type recombinase/integrase, whose translation MAATISNNNRSTERQIRNIDGIKYFNTQQIKLLRRTVMEKALLASGKDNVTAIKEWMAVDLITSTGIRVSEAANLRCGDIMAGYGESAIFIRNGKGSRSRTVQISEALKKHLKRFLSWKQLHEEEVSEDSFIFIGQRGPWTRQAIQQLLKKYLKQLGIYEKGKSVHSLRHSYATELYRKKKDLRAVQKQLGHSSITTTQIYADITQEDLQAQINGMWGGCN comes from the coding sequence ATGGCAGCTACCATAAGCAACAATAACAGGTCAACGGAAAGGCAGATCAGAAACATTGATGGTATCAAATATTTTAATACCCAGCAGATAAAGTTGCTGAGGCGAACTGTAATGGAAAAGGCTCTGCTTGCATCAGGCAAAGATAATGTGACAGCAATAAAAGAATGGATGGCCGTTGACCTGATAACAAGCACAGGTATCAGGGTCAGTGAGGCCGCAAACCTCAGGTGCGGAGATATCATGGCCGGGTATGGCGAGAGTGCAATTTTTATACGAAACGGAAAAGGCAGCCGATCAAGGACGGTTCAGATTTCAGAAGCTTTGAAAAAGCACCTGAAAAGGTTTTTGAGTTGGAAGCAACTGCATGAGGAAGAGGTATCTGAAGACTCCTTTATATTTATAGGCCAGCGTGGGCCGTGGACAAGGCAGGCTATACAGCAGCTTTTGAAGAAGTACCTGAAGCAGCTCGGCATTTATGAAAAAGGTAAGTCAGTTCATTCCCTTAGGCATTCATACGCAACTGAACTTTACCGGAAGAAAAAGGATTTGAGAGCAGTACAGAAGCAGCTCGGACATTCGTCAATTACAACCACGCAAATATATGCCGATATTACACAGGAGGATTTACAGGCACAGATTAACGGAATGTGGGGGGGATGTAATTAA
- the lpxC gene encoding UDP-3-O-acyl-N-acetylglucosamine deacetylase — protein sequence MFFANRQRTLARSISCKGMGVHSGREVKLKLNPAPPNFGIRFLRTDLPGTSPISALFHLVVDTSMATVIGSEGVIVSTIEHLMACFAGMGVDNALVELDNYEMPIMDGSAAVFTEMVSSVGLTVQDAARQYFVVKKPIEIEADGKFTGIYPADGFKITCMIEFDNPVIGLQDFTVDVSKGEFEEKISRARTFGFLHELEFLKMHGLAKGATLETGIAINGNEIMNPEGLRYADEFVRHKILDCIGDFSLIGMPITGHVVTKKSGHMFNNAFIRTFFQNKDAWETCSFEEIKGGASE from the coding sequence ATGTTTTTCGCAAACAGACAGAGAACCCTTGCCAGATCTATTTCATGCAAGGGGATGGGAGTACATTCAGGACGAGAGGTTAAGCTCAAGCTGAACCCTGCGCCTCCTAATTTCGGGATCAGGTTTTTAAGAACCGATCTTCCCGGAACCAGTCCCATTTCAGCGCTTTTTCATCTTGTGGTCGACACCAGCATGGCCACTGTAATCGGCTCCGAAGGCGTTATAGTTTCAACCATTGAACATCTCATGGCTTGCTTCGCGGGAATGGGCGTCGATAATGCGCTGGTTGAGCTCGATAATTACGAGATGCCGATAATGGATGGAAGTGCGGCTGTCTTTACTGAAATGGTGTCAAGCGTAGGGCTTACTGTTCAGGATGCGGCTCGCCAGTATTTTGTCGTTAAGAAGCCCATAGAAATCGAGGCCGATGGGAAATTTACAGGTATTTATCCGGCAGACGGTTTCAAGATCACGTGTATGATTGAATTCGACAATCCAGTAATTGGTCTGCAGGATTTCACAGTGGATGTTTCCAAGGGTGAGTTTGAAGAAAAAATCAGCAGGGCAAGAACCTTTGGATTTCTTCATGAACTTGAATTTTTGAAGATGCATGGATTAGCAAAAGGCGCGACCCTTGAAACAGGTATTGCTATAAACGGAAACGAGATCATGAATCCTGAAGGGCTTAGATACGCTGATGAATTTGTCCGGCATAAGATTCTTGACTGCATAGGCGATTTTTCCCTGATAGGCATGCCGATTACAGGTCATGTGGTTACAAAAAAATCGGGTCATATGTTCAATAATGCATTCATAAGAACTTTTTTTCAGAATAAGGATGCCTGGGAAACCTGCTCATTTGAGGAAATAAAAGGCGGAGCTTCGGAATAA
- a CDS encoding rubredoxin — MSKYECPCGYVYDPAEGDVDHGIQPGTAFEDLPDDWTCPLCDAEKQFFEKLD; from the coding sequence ATGAGCAAGTACGAATGTCCCTGTGGATATGTATATGATCCGGCAGAAGGTGATGTAGACCATGGTATTCAACCTGGTACCGCGTTTGAAGATCTTCCTGATGACTGGACATGTCCACTGTGCGACGCAGAAAAACAGTTTTTTGAAAAACTCGATTAG
- a CDS encoding TIGR03960 family B12-binding radical SAM protein: MSTDIIQDILPHIDKPSHYIGKELNARRKPFDSVDLRFALAFPDLYEIGTSHFGLQILYHVLNSHKNIMADRIFTPAPDFEKKLKETGHSLAALESRRPLRDFDIIGFSLLYELNYTNVLTTLHLAGIPFKASDRDESMPIIIAGGPCTCNPEPVADFFDAIVIGDGEDVILKISEVWLELKKSGASKKEILKKWSEIEGIYIPSYFTPEYSSEGFQSLVPLYENYTKVTRAVCPDLENAPFPDTPVVPLGRPVHDRLRLEIARGCSRGCRFCQAGMIYRPVRERSLDKLFEITEKSLRSTGYDDLSLLSLSTGDYSCLSDLMTGLMKKYASDRIAVSFPSIRAGKLNQQLMEEVKKVRKTGFTIAPEAGTQRLRDAINKNLTEDEISDTVNSAFEMGWQLIKLYFMIGLPSETDDDIQGIIDLADRLRRLKKGRSRQDSIHVSITTFIPKPNVPFQWESQITQAESLEKIGKIRSAIMRLPGVGVKWQDPKLSLLEGVFARGDRRLAKVIVSAWEKGCRLDGWSEHFRLDLWQEALDENGIDPAFFTTRKRSLDEPLPWDHIDSRVSKNFLKDELSRAFTGDLTHDCRNGECTGCGVCDFETVMPVIFDKPLEIQNSDCSGDDSHILYKKIRLEYSKSGDARFIGHIEMSNNISRALRKARLPIRYSEGFHPIPKLSFNDPLPIGLESLCEHFYLYLPENHDLSNVPELINQGLPEGLVILSAELSDEKEKISCVEETYRIHMPSSCFSAESLESFMSAESFPFSKTSKKGMVREMDLRDLVRKIKLITDKDLEITLKSAQGESVRPFEAVRAIFGRDGDLATYSRIIKTLVRPFLTGTDAA, from the coding sequence ATGAGCACAGACATAATTCAAGACATCCTGCCGCATATCGACAAGCCAAGCCACTACATAGGCAAGGAACTCAATGCGAGGAGAAAACCCTTTGATTCGGTTGACTTAAGATTTGCCCTGGCATTTCCTGATTTATATGAAATCGGCACTTCCCATTTCGGACTTCAGATTCTTTACCATGTTTTGAACAGTCATAAGAATATAATGGCTGACCGAATTTTTACACCAGCCCCTGACTTTGAAAAAAAGCTCAAGGAGACCGGCCACAGCCTTGCTGCTCTTGAAAGCAGAAGGCCTCTAAGAGATTTCGATATAATCGGTTTCAGTCTTCTTTATGAATTGAATTATACAAATGTTCTGACCACACTTCATCTCGCAGGCATTCCGTTCAAGGCATCAGACAGGGACGAATCCATGCCCATTATTATTGCTGGCGGGCCTTGTACATGCAATCCCGAACCTGTTGCTGATTTTTTTGACGCAATTGTCATAGGTGATGGAGAAGATGTAATACTCAAGATATCCGAAGTCTGGCTTGAACTTAAAAAATCAGGAGCTTCCAAAAAAGAGATTCTGAAAAAATGGTCTGAAATTGAAGGTATATATATTCCGTCATATTTCACGCCTGAGTATTCTTCCGAAGGATTTCAGTCTCTTGTTCCGCTTTATGAAAATTATACAAAGGTTACAAGGGCAGTATGTCCTGATCTCGAAAATGCTCCGTTTCCTGATACCCCGGTTGTTCCGCTTGGAAGACCCGTGCATGACAGGTTGAGGCTTGAGATTGCAAGGGGCTGTTCAAGGGGATGCAGGTTCTGCCAGGCTGGTATGATCTACAGACCGGTAAGGGAAAGGTCTCTGGATAAACTATTTGAGATAACAGAAAAAAGCCTTAGATCCACAGGTTACGATGATCTTTCCCTTCTTTCCCTGAGTACGGGAGACTATAGCTGCCTTTCAGATCTCATGACCGGTCTTATGAAAAAATATGCTTCCGACAGGATAGCTGTTTCATTTCCTTCCATAAGAGCCGGAAAACTGAATCAGCAGCTCATGGAAGAAGTGAAAAAGGTTAGAAAAACAGGATTTACAATTGCCCCCGAAGCTGGAACCCAGCGTCTCAGGGATGCGATTAACAAGAATCTGACCGAAGATGAAATCTCTGACACCGTAAATTCTGCCTTTGAAATGGGCTGGCAGCTCATAAAGCTATATTTCATGATTGGCCTGCCTTCTGAAACAGATGATGATATTCAGGGAATAATTGACCTTGCGGATCGTCTGCGCAGGCTGAAAAAAGGCAGGTCAAGACAGGATTCCATACATGTAAGCATCACAACCTTCATACCAAAGCCTAATGTCCCTTTTCAGTGGGAAAGCCAGATAACACAGGCCGAATCCCTTGAAAAAATTGGTAAGATCAGGTCAGCCATAATGAGGCTTCCGGGAGTAGGGGTGAAATGGCAGGATCCGAAGCTCAGCCTTCTTGAGGGCGTTTTTGCAAGGGGGGACAGAAGGCTTGCCAAGGTGATTGTTTCAGCGTGGGAAAAAGGTTGCAGGCTTGACGGCTGGTCAGAACATTTCAGGCTTGATCTCTGGCAGGAGGCTTTAGACGAAAATGGCATAGATCCCGCATTTTTCACAACAAGAAAAAGAAGCCTCGATGAACCTCTTCCCTGGGATCATATAGATTCGAGGGTAAGCAAGAACTTTCTTAAAGATGAGCTCTCCAGGGCTTTTACTGGCGATCTTACCCATGACTGCAGAAATGGAGAATGCACGGGCTGCGGAGTATGTGATTTTGAGACTGTAATGCCGGTTATTTTTGACAAGCCCTTGGAAATTCAAAATTCAGATTGTTCCGGCGATGACTCCCATATTTTATACAAAAAAATACGTCTTGAATATTCCAAGTCTGGAGATGCGAGATTCATCGGCCACATAGAGATGTCCAACAATATTTCCAGAGCTCTTAGAAAGGCAAGACTGCCTATTCGCTATTCAGAGGGTTTTCATCCGATTCCAAAGCTTTCTTTTAACGATCCGCTTCCCATTGGTCTTGAGAGTCTTTGCGAGCATTTCTATCTTTATCTGCCTGAAAACCATGATCTTTCAAATGTTCCGGAGCTCATCAATCAGGGGCTGCCCGAGGGGCTTGTAATACTTTCGGCAGAGCTTTCAGATGAAAAGGAAAAAATATCCTGCGTTGAGGAAACTTATAGAATCCATATGCCTTCTTCATGTTTCTCCGCCGAGTCTCTTGAGTCTTTCATGTCTGCCGAATCCTTTCCGTTTAGTAAAACAAGTAAAAAAGGGATGGTCAGGGAGATGGATCTGAGGGATCTTGTCAGGAAAATAAAATTGATAACTGACAAAGATCTCGAGATTACCCTTAAATCCGCCCAGGGAGAATCTGTTCGTCCTTTTGAAGCGGTGCGCGCCATATTCGGCAGAGATGGAGATCTTGCAACATATTCGAGAATCATCAAAACGCTGGTGCGGCCTTTTTTGACAGGCACGGACGCAGCATGA
- a CDS encoding Do family serine endopeptidase, which produces MHKKNFKNNMKNILSLLFLVLSASPAFAEASRETPVVQAVKAVSPAVVNINAEYFETTQQNPFSGFRGDPMMQEFFRDFFENGRPQREKRTSLGSGVIIDGQRGLVLTNAHVIERAGAIKVTMMDEREFDAEIVGSDVNSDLAVLKLNHSGTLPAVEMGRSDDLMIGETVIAIGNPFGFSNTVTTGVISALGRNIKTDNQTYHNFMQIDASINPGNSGGPLLNINGQLIGINTAIYASGQGIGFAIPINQAKRIINDLVKYGEVVPPWTGISVRPIDKRLANYLGSGKSGVAVGFVEKGSPAASAGIASGDIIFAVGGKSVQNPSEFQSLIMEYAPGDEIKLSMLKANEKTEIEIKSAVYPSGKAPELTYGLLGIEIKTAAMVSGQTIPGVVITKINPQSFLAGIGVRQGDLIRKIDGIKTDNTDEFYKVMMKSRHKSSVVLLVQRGGRGYYVTVNL; this is translated from the coding sequence ATGCACAAAAAAAACTTTAAAAACAACATGAAAAATATTCTTAGCCTATTATTCCTGGTTTTATCAGCATCGCCAGCATTTGCCGAAGCATCGAGGGAGACCCCCGTTGTTCAGGCCGTAAAGGCTGTCAGCCCTGCAGTTGTTAACATCAACGCCGAGTATTTTGAAACCACCCAGCAGAATCCGTTTTCAGGATTCAGGGGCGATCCAATGATGCAGGAATTTTTCAGGGATTTTTTTGAAAATGGAAGACCGCAGAGAGAGAAACGCACAAGTCTTGGTTCTGGCGTAATAATCGACGGTCAGAGAGGACTCGTTCTGACCAATGCCCATGTAATTGAAAGGGCTGGGGCTATAAAAGTAACCATGATGGATGAAAGGGAATTCGACGCTGAAATAGTAGGATCAGACGTAAACTCAGATTTAGCTGTACTCAAGCTCAATCACAGCGGAACTCTCCCTGCCGTTGAAATGGGCAGGTCTGATGACCTGATGATAGGCGAAACAGTAATAGCCATAGGAAACCCATTCGGATTCTCCAACACCGTAACAACCGGAGTCATAAGCGCCCTTGGCAGAAACATCAAGACTGACAACCAGACCTATCACAACTTCATGCAGATTGACGCTTCCATAAATCCTGGAAACAGCGGAGGCCCCCTTCTGAACATCAACGGCCAGCTCATAGGCATAAACACGGCAATTTATGCCAGCGGGCAGGGAATCGGGTTTGCCATTCCAATCAATCAGGCAAAAAGAATCATAAATGACCTTGTAAAATACGGCGAAGTTGTTCCGCCGTGGACGGGCATAAGCGTAAGGCCAATCGACAAACGTCTTGCAAATTATCTCGGCAGCGGGAAATCCGGAGTCGCGGTAGGCTTTGTAGAAAAAGGAAGTCCTGCTGCAAGTGCTGGAATCGCGTCCGGAGATATTATTTTTGCTGTTGGCGGGAAATCAGTACAGAATCCTTCTGAATTTCAGAGCCTGATCATGGAATACGCTCCAGGCGATGAAATAAAACTTTCCATGCTTAAGGCAAATGAAAAGACTGAAATAGAAATAAAGTCTGCGGTCTATCCTTCTGGCAAGGCTCCGGAACTTACATATGGTCTGCTCGGCATAGAAATCAAGACAGCCGCCATGGTTTCAGGCCAGACAATTCCTGGTGTTGTAATAACAAAAATCAATCCCCAGTCATTTCTTGCAGGAATTGGAGTAAGACAGGGAGACCTCATAAGAAAAATAGACGGGATAAAGACTGACAATACCGATGAGTTTTACAAAGTCATGATGAAATCGAGGCACAAAAGTTCCGTTGTTCTCCTGGTTCAAAGAGGAGGCAGGGGTTACTATGTTACAGTTAATCTGTAG
- the prmA gene encoding 50S ribosomal protein L11 methyltransferase encodes MKWIETVVIIKSESPEMALDLVSGLFMEFCLQGVVIEEPGRDPFADWGEDAIESSDRYAVKGYFPKDDKADLRLDEVRERLAGLSEIGEFSYEIEYTEVDEEDWAESWKEFFWPEKISERIVVKPTWREYEAQGDDIIIEIDPGMAFGTGAHPTTALCIRMLEKHLKADDSILDVGTGSGILLAASAKLGAGFLHGTDIDDVAVIVARENLLLNKVPETSFLVEAGDLVDKISRQYDVAVANILAEVVVRLLDNLPARVKDGGLMIFSGIITERMEMVLEKIRTVGLEVIEVMEDGGWVAICAKKS; translated from the coding sequence ATGAAATGGATTGAAACGGTTGTAATTATTAAGTCCGAAAGTCCTGAAATGGCCCTTGATCTGGTTTCAGGGCTTTTTATGGAATTTTGTCTCCAGGGTGTTGTTATTGAAGAGCCAGGACGCGATCCTTTTGCTGACTGGGGTGAAGATGCCATAGAGTCTTCGGACAGATATGCGGTAAAAGGCTATTTCCCAAAGGATGATAAAGCCGATTTAAGGCTTGATGAAGTAAGGGAGAGGTTAGCCGGTCTTTCAGAAATAGGAGAGTTTTCCTATGAGATAGAATATACCGAGGTTGATGAGGAAGACTGGGCAGAATCATGGAAGGAGTTTTTCTGGCCAGAAAAAATATCGGAACGTATTGTGGTCAAACCAACATGGCGTGAATACGAGGCCCAGGGCGATGATATAATCATAGAAATTGATCCGGGAATGGCTTTCGGCACTGGCGCCCACCCCACGACCGCTCTATGCATAAGAATGCTCGAAAAACATCTTAAGGCAGATGATTCAATCCTTGATGTCGGAACGGGATCAGGAATTCTTCTTGCCGCCTCTGCTAAGCTTGGGGCAGGTTTTCTTCACGGAACAGACATTGATGATGTGGCAGTTATTGTTGCCAGGGAAAACCTTCTTTTAAACAAGGTCCCGGAAACATCTTTCCTTGTGGAAGCCGGAGATCTTGTGGATAAAATCAGCCGTCAGTATGACGTTGCCGTTGCAAATATCCTTGCCGAAGTCGTGGTCAGGCTCCTTGACAATCTGCCTGCAAGGGTCAAAGACGGCGGCCTGATGATCTTTTCAGGAATAATAACAGAACGTATGGAAATGGTTCTTGAGAAAATAAGGACTGTGGGCCTTGAGGTTATTGAGGTCATGGAAGATGGCGGCTGGGTTGCCATCTGCGCTAAGAAATCTTAA
- a CDS encoding histidine phosphatase family protein, with protein sequence MIKNKDGSMESIELINRLAESGASRISIIMRHAARKYDQDMRKEPFLGLTDEGKQAALEFGRNIPPDFELRPYSSYIGRCIETAYLMDKGYSMIGGNTRIPEIEERLAPFYIVDIKKILSMAASYDVFAFIRKWIDGDIPEDIMMSPYSASIQMIDFLKQGLEDDKPVINVCITHDWNMYLIREIFLGLMQEEAGEVAFLEGIAVYEKGGELYITGKGIERQITDILPDEELRISDDD encoded by the coding sequence ATGATCAAAAACAAGGATGGCAGTATGGAATCCATCGAGCTCATAAACAGACTGGCTGAATCAGGAGCAAGCCGCATTTCAATCATAATGAGGCATGCTGCAAGAAAATATGACCAAGACATGAGAAAAGAGCCTTTTCTGGGACTTACGGATGAGGGCAAGCAGGCTGCGCTTGAATTCGGCAGGAATATCCCTCCTGATTTTGAACTGAGGCCATATTCAAGCTATATTGGCAGATGCATCGAAACAGCCTATCTAATGGACAAAGGCTATTCCATGATAGGCGGAAATACGAGAATCCCTGAAATAGAAGAAAGACTCGCTCCTTTCTACATAGTTGATATTAAAAAGATCCTGAGCATGGCGGCGTCATATGATGTTTTTGCGTTCATCAGAAAATGGATAGACGGAGACATTCCGGAAGATATCATGATGAGTCCTTATTCGGCTTCCATACAAATGATTGATTTTCTAAAACAGGGGCTTGAAGACGACAAACCTGTCATTAATGTCTGCATAACCCATGACTGGAACATGTATCTGATAAGAGAAATTTTCCTTGGCCTAATGCAGGAAGAAGCCGGAGAAGTTGCCTTTCTCGAAGGGATTGCCGTTTATGAAAAAGGCGGAGAGCTTTACATAACAGGGAAAGGCATTGAAAGACAGATAACCGATATTCTGCCTGATGAGGAACTGAGGATATCAGATGATGATTAA
- a CDS encoding class II glutamine amidotransferase, which yields MCELLGMSFNKPIRPRFAFAGLKSNSDYHCDGWGLAYYPESSKSAVIFKEPIAACDSQLASFLLNYDQIKSNTFIGHIRRASIGNNSHSNTHPFSRVYNKREWTFAHNGSLHGLRSINEGLSYLPLGQTDSEKAFCILLTEIKAQGLRPQGKKNSYTQRQFKAIHQILQSINTIGDGAFNCIFSDSENLFCYRAKKTKNPLKNLYKYLRSRPFREVILRDSDLEIDLNIVKDDNEAGYIIATEKLTDEEWTTFQPGQMIVFRNGKIVSDVI from the coding sequence ATGTGTGAACTTCTTGGCATGAGTTTTAATAAGCCGATAAGACCGAGATTTGCATTTGCAGGCTTGAAATCAAATTCAGATTATCATTGCGATGGATGGGGGCTGGCTTATTACCCTGAAAGCAGCAAATCCGCTGTTATTTTTAAAGAGCCTATTGCAGCATGTGACAGTCAGCTTGCATCATTTCTTCTTAATTATGACCAGATCAAATCAAACACCTTTATTGGACACATCCGCAGAGCTTCAATAGGCAACAACTCGCACTCGAATACGCATCCGTTCAGCAGAGTTTACAATAAGCGGGAATGGACTTTTGCGCATAATGGCTCTTTGCATGGGCTGAGAAGCATAAATGAAGGGCTGAGCTATTTACCTCTCGGTCAGACTGACAGTGAAAAAGCCTTTTGCATCTTGCTTACAGAAATAAAAGCACAGGGTCTCAGACCTCAAGGTAAGAAGAACTCATACACTCAGAGACAGTTCAAGGCGATTCATCAGATCCTTCAGTCCATAAATACTATCGGTGACGGGGCTTTTAACTGCATTTTTTCAGATTCTGAAAATTTATTTTGCTATCGAGCAAAAAAAACGAAAAATCCCCTCAAAAATTTATATAAATATTTGCGAAGCCGTCCATTCAGGGAGGTCATTCTGAGAGACAGCGATCTGGAAATCGATTTGAATATTGTAAAGGACGATAATGAGGCTGGGTACATAATAGCAACAGAGAAACTGACCGATGAGGAGTGGACAACTTTTCAGCCCGGCCAGATGATTGTTTTCAGAAATGGCAAGATTGTATCGGATGTAATTTGA
- a CDS encoding magnesium chelatase domain-containing protein has protein sequence MLSKVYSCALHGVDGKTIEVEIDISHGLPAYNTVGLPEAAVRESRERVRSALKNSGYRFPDDRITVNLAPADIRKEGTGFDLPIALGILLATGIIREKNLDEYMVMGELSLDGSVKPIKGALSMTAAAKDKKFRGVVVPLANAKEAAVVEGLDIIPVSFLHEVVDHFNGDQMISPAEEIFTSTSIREQEMDLDFSEIMGQENARRAVEIAAAGNHNIIIL, from the coding sequence ATGCTTTCAAAAGTTTATAGCTGTGCACTTCACGGGGTTGACGGAAAAACGATAGAAGTAGAGATAGACATAAGTCACGGACTTCCCGCATATAACACGGTCGGACTTCCGGAAGCAGCTGTAAGGGAAAGCAGGGAAAGGGTCCGGTCAGCCCTGAAAAATTCTGGCTACAGATTCCCGGACGACAGAATAACAGTAAATCTCGCTCCCGCTGACATCAGGAAAGAAGGAACAGGATTTGATCTTCCAATTGCCCTTGGGATTCTCCTTGCCACAGGAATCATACGAGAAAAAAATCTTGATGAATACATGGTGATGGGAGAACTGTCCCTCGATGGAAGCGTAAAACCAATCAAGGGCGCGCTTTCAATGACCGCCGCAGCCAAGGACAAAAAATTCAGGGGCGTTGTAGTGCCTTTAGCAAACGCAAAGGAAGCGGCTGTAGTGGAAGGACTTGATATCATCCCTGTGAGTTTTCTACACGAAGTTGTTGATCATTTCAACGGAGACCAGATGATCAGCCCGGCAGAAGAAATATTCACCTCCACTTCTATCCGGGAGCAGGAGATGGATCTTGATTTTTCAGAAATCATGGGACAGGAAAACGCCAGAAGGGCCGTAGAGATTGCTGCTGCCGGGAATCACAATATAATCATATTGTAG
- a CDS encoding gamma-glutamylcyclotransferase family protein, with translation MRHMLFVYGTLKKGFGNHGLLANAEFKGNAITQEKYALYVAGIPFVIKDESISHIHGELYVVNQATLAKLDRLEGHPDCYKRETIKVSLEEREAAEAIAAWIYFYPEKRGLLIQSGIYEIR, from the coding sequence ATGAGACATATGCTTTTTGTATACGGCACTCTTAAAAAGGGATTCGGCAATCATGGACTGCTTGCAAATGCAGAATTCAAGGGTAATGCCATAACCCAAGAAAAGTATGCCCTGTATGTAGCTGGGATACCATTTGTAATTAAGGACGAATCCATTTCACACATTCATGGTGAACTTTACGTGGTCAATCAAGCAACCCTTGCAAAACTGGATCGCCTTGAAGGACACCCGGACTGCTACAAACGGGAAACAATCAAAGTCAGCTTGGAAGAAAGAGAAGCAGCAGAAGCAATCGCAGCATGGATATACTTTTACCCTGAAAAGCGAGGTCTTTTAATCCAAAGCGGCATATATGAAATCCGGTAA